From the genome of Uranotaenia lowii strain MFRU-FL unplaced genomic scaffold, ASM2978415v1 HiC_scaffold_133, whole genome shotgun sequence, one region includes:
- the LOC129759262 gene encoding protein Gawky-like isoform X1 has product MKKSSTKSSTVAMFRLRSDRFSSGDNIPLVFHRQMNGDISLQIDGNSKSIIRSMAVPFSNKSDFIYSTQSSDESEFVRMQMLVEQFPIENPDVAKALVSHIIELMRTTNSVTLKCDLNAYLNNISISRNLSIKECSTQSRAEATTVIPVSHRRHGSYTKFDDLLILVANEKSLLKRAQVESQGRLLPRLRLCGGGEDSINNGTSAWGTPPGAASGSSAWGIPNQQPPPSAWGGTGGNVNNTNNINNNNNQPATSQSQRQQQPSQQSQDQNANKAPQPIPNTTNSPPNAWNRNPPSSVGPNPNIANNNNQQPPSQQQPQPPQQQQQQPQLVLANNGNVAAKSQLEQLSNLREALFSQDGWGCQHVNQDTNWEVPGSPEPGKPEQNNAAGGPPNPAATNWKPCTQNNGTELWEANLRNGGQPPPQPPQIQKAPWGPSTNIGGTWGEDDDSAEANVWNGGPVANQQAAVPQAWGQANPPMWPPGAGPNPAVVKKENDWAPVGVIGGSSGTAPPLPPTVSSWDTRSGSVPAVNIPGPIGQNTPIDAAREIRGDPRGISGRLNGNVGMWDQSNVPNMQNASTKMPQSAIPAPAVPGLGNQWNTPVPNKLPGWDDTPSPMAPRPSVDEGPTALWNQGPLSRQNSNISNWKDMSENIARNPMARAPLGGGNNLPLGPVNRAVRLGGMNPGMKPDNSMWGQNPGLPLNGSWEEPTVNSWEDKGIGNSGPWNDFGQNNLWNKSKQSASGWPDSNDMMGGGSGNDWTMNKPPNKMSPAEFIRSSKQYRMLCENGFKKEDVELALRSTNMNFEESLDLLQRHGGGGALNDWRRPDDHPNNAFDAPFSNRFPSGHGGGMPFSQGPSGHSSFSQGPNPLVAAAAGGGNPQNLQAQPSTQQLRMLVQQIQMAVHAGFLNHQILNQPLAPQTLLLLNQLLNHIRQMQHIQSNLARSGGATGVSTVQLTMQINKHKAQISQLQQQIAAQQANYVKQQQQQHQLGGPHQPPGTPGGISSGLGGADFLRQQDLVALQNNFADMALGKEPVTPTGVFPAGAAAAAAGVNPTAAGGAPSVTSQQSRLNQWKLPSLDKDNGAGGSNDLTDFSRAPGTTAKSTLSTTSSNIGSLGLQDGTWSSGRSNLADGWPDQSSGESGNKEWAPAQDNAAFSDLVPEFEPGKPWKVQGTQMKIEEDPSITPGSVARGPLSLVTAKETDLFGVPGGKTSPNDGMGLASSTWSFNASQSSSKMVGGTNVSKAGAGGWPENMTSSATPGSSSDLWGNTMGKTTRGPPPGLGANKNAAAANGWSGAGTGAQRPGNNWSSGNGWGSTWLLLKNLTSQIDGATLRTLCMQHGPLLSLQLFSNHGLALCKYSSREEANKAQQALNNCSLGSTTIGAESPSETEVQGYLQQLGVPTANVPLGGGGNVLPPPSSSSSSNVTSVSQSWRHTPRSGGADTWGSGWPPSSTGGGSNLWAPLEGGTERGTPSNLNSFLPESLLGTELN; this is encoded by the exons ATGAAGAAGAGTAGTACCAAAAGTTCTACTGTTGCAATGTTCCGATTACGATCGGATCGATTCTCATCGGGCGACAACATTCCGCTAGTGTTCCACCGCCAAATGAATGGTGATATTTCGTTGCAAATAGATGGAAACTCAAAATCCATCATTCGGAGCATGGCGGTCCCTTTCTCTAACAAGTCTGACTTCATCTACTCGACACAATCATCTGATGAAAGCGAATTTGTAAGGATGCAGATGCTCGTTGAACAATTTCCAATAGAAAACCCTGACGTCGCCAAGGCGCTTGTTAGCCATATTATTGAGCTAATGCGAACTACTAATTCTGTGACTTTGAAATGTGATTTAAATGCTTACCTGAATAACATTAGTATTAGTCGTAACTTATCTATAAAAGAATGCTCCACTCAAAGTCGAGCTGAAGCAACAACAGTCATCCCAGTTTCTCACCGTCGACACGGCTCGTATACAAAGTTTGACGATTTGTTGATTTTGGTTGCAAATGAGAAGTCACTCCTAAAACGTGCGCAAGTTGAATCTCAAGGCAGACTATTACCACGATTGCGATTATGTGGTGGTGGAGAAGATTCCATCAACAACGGCACCAGCGCATGGGGAACTCCACCTGGGGCAGCAAGCGGTTCTAGCGCTTGGGGGATTCCCAATCAACAACCACCACCCTCTGCTTGGGGTGGTACTGGAGGCAACGTTAACAACACTAATAatataaacaacaacaacaatcaacCAGCAACGAGTCAATCGCAACGCCAACAGCAGCCATCACAACAATCACAGGATCAGAATGCTAATAAAGCACCACAACCGATTCCAAACACCACTAACAGTCCTCCGAACGCATGGAATCGCAATCCACCATCCTCCGTTGGACCGAATCCGAATATTGCGAACAACAATAATCAACAACCTCCATCGCAGCAGCAACCG CAACCTccacagcaacagcagcaacaaccgCAGCTAGTACTGGCTAACAATGGTAACGTTGCAGCGAAAAGTCAATTGGAGCAGTTGAGTAACTTGAGAGAGGCTCTGTTCAGCCAAGATGGTTGGGGCTGCCAGCATGTTAACCAGGATACAAACTGGGAAGTACCAGGATCACCGGAACCCGGCAAACCCGAACAAAACAACGCAGCCGGTGGACCGCCAAACCCAGCAGCTACGAATTGGAAACCATGCACCCAGAACAATGGCACCGAGCTTTGGGAAGCCAATTTGCGGAACGGTGGTCAACCACCGCCGCAGCCTCCACAAATCCAGAAAGCTCCTTGGGGACCGTCTACTAATATTGGAGGAACGTGGGGTGAAGACGACGATTCGGCAGAGGCGAACGTTTGGAATGGAGGACCAGTTGCAAATCAACAAGCGGCTGTGCCGCAAGCATGGGGTCAAGCTAATCCTCCCATGTGGCCTCCGGGTGCTGGGCCTAACCCTGCAGTTGTCAAGAAAGAAAATGATTGGGCTCCAGTGGGAGTGATTGGTGGAAGCTCAGGAACAGCACCACCACTTCCCCCAACTGTTTCTTCCTGGGATACAAGAAGTGGTTCAGTTCCAGCTGTGAATATCCCAGGACCAATTGGTCAGAACACACCTATTGATGCCGCTCGTGAAATTCGAGGTGATCCACGTGGTATATCCGGTCGCTTGAATGGAAATGTCGGAATGTGGGACCAATCAAATGTTCCCAATATGCAAAATGCATCCACAAAGATGCCACAGAGTGCTATTCCGGCACCTGCCGTTCCTGGTCTTGGTAATCAGTGGAATACACCCGTGCCGAACAAGCTTCCTGGCTGGGATGATACACCATCACCGATGGCGCCGAGGCCTTCGGTTGATGAAGGTCCTACTGCATTGTGGAATCAGGGACCGTTGTCtcgacaaaattcaaacatatcCAACTGGAAGGACATGTCGGAAAATATTGCACGCAACCCTATGGCCCGTGCACCTTTGGGTGGAGGGAATAATCTGCCTTTAGGTCCCGTCAATCGAGCGGTCCGCTTAGGTGGTATGAATCCAGGAATGAAACCAGACAACAGCATGTGGGGGCAAAACCCAGGACTGCCTCTCAATGGTTCTTGGGAAGAACCGACTGTTAATAGCTGGGAGGACAAAGGTATTGGCAACAGTGGTCCATGGAACGATTTCGGGCAAAATAATCTGTGGAACAAAAGTAAACAGAGTGCAAGTGGTTGGCCTGATTCCAACGATATGATGGGCGGCGGTTCTGGTAATGATTGGACAATGAATAAACCACCAAATAAGATGAGTCCAGCTGAGTTCATCCGCAGTAGTAAACAGTATCGCATGTTGTGTGAGAACGGATTTAAGAAAGAAGATGTGGAATTGGCGTTAAGATCAACAAACATGAACTTTGAAGAATCGTTAGACTTGTTACAGCGTCATGGTGGCGGTGGAGCTCTTAACGATTGGCGCCGTCCAGATGATCATCCTAATAATGCATTTGATGCACCATTTTCCAATCGATTCCCATCAGGGCATGGCGGAGGAATGCCTTTCTCACAG GGCCCTTCGGGTCACTCGTCATTCTCACAAGGTCCCAATCCattagtagcagcagcagccggaGGCGGTAATCCACAAAATTTGCAAGCACAACCATCAACGCAACAGTTAAGAATGCTTGTGCAACAAATTCAAATGGCTGTACACGCGGGTTTTCTAAACCATCAGATATTAAACCAACCTTTGGCACCACAAACCCTACTTCTACTGAATCAGTTGCTCAATCACATTAGG CAAATGCAACACATCCAGAGCAACCTCGCTAGGAGTGGTGGTGCGACGGGAGTTAGCACAGTGCAGTTAACAatgcaaataaataaacataaagcCCAGATCTCGCAGTTGCAACAACAAATTGCTGCACAACAAGCAAATTATGTcaagcagcaacaacaacagcatcaATTAGGTGGACCACACCAACCGCCTGGAACCCCAGGTGGTATCAGTTCTGGTTTGGGTGGTGCAGATTTTCTACGACAGCAGGATCTAGTTGCACTGCAGAATAATTTTGCCGATATGGCTTTAGGTAAAGAACCAGTAACACCAACTGGTGTCTTTCCTGCAGGTGCTGCCGCTGCTGCAGCTGGCGTAAATCCTACTGCGGCTGGAGGAGCACCTTCAGTCACTAGTCAACAGTCTCGTCTCAATCAATGGAAATTACCGTCACTAGATAAAGACAACGGTGCTGGTGGCTCCAATGATCTCACGGATTTCTCACGTGCACCAGGCACAACCGCCAAATCAACACTGTCAACTACTAGTTCCAACATCGGCTCTCTAGGGCTTCAAGATGG AACCTGGTCTTCCGGCCGTTCCAATCTGGCTGATGGCTGGCCTGATCAATCATCCGGGGAGTCCGGAAACAAAGAATGGGCGCCAGCGCAGGACAACGCGGCCTTTTCTGATCTGGTTCCGGAATTTGAACCCGGCAAGCCTTGGAAGGTACAG GGAACGCAGATGAAGATCGAGGAAGATCCCAGTATTACCCCGGGTAGTGTAGCACGCGGCCCACTGTCACTTGTCACAGCAAAAGAAACAGATCTTTTTGGCGTCCCTGGAGGCAAAACATCACCCAATGACGGAATGGGACTAGCGTCTTCCACTTGGAGTTTCAATGCATCCCAGTCATCTTCGAAAATGGTCGGTGGAACCAATGTAAGTAAGGCTGGAGCCGGAGGTTGGCCCGAAAATATGACATCCTCTGCAACACCTGGTAGCAGTTCAGATCTATGGGGTAACACAATGGGTAAAACTACTCGTGGGCCGCCTCCTGGATTAGGTGCTAACAAAAATGCAGCTGCCGCAAACGGCTGGTCCGGTGCAGGTACAGGTGCTCAACGCCCCGGAAACAACTGGTCTAGCGGAAATGGATGGGGATCTACTTGgttgttattgaaaaatctcACTTCGCAG ATCGACGGTGCCACATTGCGAACTTTATGCATGCAACATGGACCTTTGCTGAGCCTGCAACTCTTTTCCAATCACGGTCTAGCGCTTTGCAAATACTCTTCTCGTGAGGAGGCTAATAAAGCTCAACAGGCACTCAATAATTGTTCCCTGGGAAGCACGACGATCGGAGCAGAATCGCCAAGCGAAACGGAAGTACAAGGTTACTTACAGCAGCTTGGTGTCCCAACAGCGAATGTTCCACTTGGAGGTGGTGGAAATGTGTTGCCTCctcccagcagcagcagcagcagcaatgtTACGAGTGTCTCTCAATCTTGGCGTCATACTCCTAGATCTGGTG